One window of Pseudacidobacterium ailaaui genomic DNA carries:
- the feoB gene encoding ferrous iron transport protein B: MSSCCTPATVEVDTRPRVAGKIHTVALVGPPNSGKSTLFNRLTGLRQKVANYPGVTVEQHYGRMTGIDRGDLTLIDLPGIYSLNSHSEDARVAVEVLHGRMPGAPVPDAVLLVLDSLHLQRQLMLAAPVLSLGLPTLVLLNMSDLMETRGGEVDTLALARELGVPVAKISAARGTGLDAIRHFLDQKSDSMKAAAPRLELPVMGNPRSYRQWATGISTRTKYKAPLSSDWTRKLDAVLLGRVTGPLFFMAVVFAVFQVVFSIGRPMSDALQDLLNTSGDKVGVLLGNGWLQSLLIDGLWKGVASVLVFLPQILLLFLFIGILEDSGYLARAALIADRVMRAIGLNGKAFIPLLSAYACAVPAIMATRTIENKRDRFATILVTPFMTCSARLPVYLLMIAAFVPNKPLLGDFLGLQAAVMVGLYVLGFLAALFTARLLKSSILKASSAPFILELPQYRVPTLRSLGLRLLDRGTVFVKQAGTVILSVMLVLWVLSHLPFHADLSQSVIGRLGQFIEPAIRPLGFNWKIGIGLLSSVVAREVIVGTLGNLYGADPATQSLTLQAALRHDLSLGGAMALVVFFAFAMQCTSTLAVVKRETNSWKWPALQFAYMSVLAYLAALATNLLVTHFF, translated from the coding sequence ATGAGCAGTTGCTGTACGCCAGCTACGGTAGAAGTGGATACCAGACCTCGGGTGGCCGGAAAGATCCACACGGTTGCTCTGGTTGGTCCACCCAATTCCGGAAAGTCCACACTCTTTAACCGCCTTACGGGCCTTCGTCAGAAAGTGGCGAATTATCCCGGAGTCACCGTTGAGCAGCACTATGGCAGGATGACCGGAATTGACCGCGGAGACCTGACCCTCATTGATCTGCCAGGAATTTATAGCCTCAACTCTCACAGTGAAGATGCGCGGGTCGCAGTAGAAGTGCTGCATGGTCGCATGCCAGGAGCGCCTGTTCCGGATGCTGTGCTGCTGGTGCTCGACTCGCTGCATCTGCAGCGGCAGCTCATGCTGGCTGCGCCTGTTCTTTCTCTGGGACTTCCCACCTTGGTTTTGCTCAACATGAGCGACCTGATGGAAACACGTGGAGGAGAAGTAGACACTCTTGCGCTTGCGCGGGAGCTGGGAGTTCCTGTAGCGAAGATCAGTGCGGCCCGTGGCACCGGACTGGACGCGATCCGGCATTTTCTCGATCAGAAGAGTGACTCGATGAAGGCAGCGGCCCCGCGGCTTGAATTGCCTGTGATGGGGAATCCACGTTCCTATCGGCAGTGGGCCACGGGAATCAGCACACGGACCAAATACAAGGCCCCTTTGTCCTCCGATTGGACGCGCAAGCTGGATGCCGTGCTGCTGGGCCGCGTGACCGGCCCGCTGTTTTTCATGGCCGTAGTCTTTGCGGTCTTTCAGGTGGTGTTTTCGATTGGGCGTCCGATGAGTGATGCGCTCCAGGACCTGCTGAACACCTCAGGCGACAAAGTGGGTGTTTTGCTGGGCAACGGCTGGTTGCAGTCGCTGTTGATTGATGGTCTCTGGAAGGGTGTGGCCTCTGTGCTTGTCTTCCTGCCTCAGATCCTGCTGCTCTTTCTCTTTATCGGGATCCTCGAAGACTCCGGCTATCTGGCCCGGGCCGCTCTGATTGCCGACCGGGTCATGCGTGCGATTGGATTGAACGGCAAAGCATTCATTCCCCTTCTTTCCGCCTATGCCTGCGCAGTCCCGGCCATTATGGCCACACGCACGATAGAAAATAAGCGCGATCGCTTTGCCACAATTCTGGTTACGCCGTTTATGACATGCTCTGCGCGGTTGCCCGTGTATCTGCTCATGATCGCGGCTTTTGTTCCGAACAAGCCGTTGCTGGGGGATTTCTTGGGATTGCAGGCAGCAGTCATGGTAGGGCTTTATGTGCTGGGGTTCCTGGCTGCGTTGTTTACTGCGCGCTTGCTGAAGTCTTCTATTTTGAAGGCGTCATCGGCGCCCTTCATTCTGGAACTCCCGCAGTATCGTGTGCCCACTCTGCGCTCTTTGGGGCTGCGGCTGCTGGACCGGGGCACAGTCTTTGTAAAGCAGGCCGGGACCGTCATTTTGAGCGTCATGCTGGTACTCTGGGTACTCAGCCACCTTCCTTTCCATGCCGATCTTTCCCAGAGTGTCATTGGTCGTCTGGGACAGTTCATCGAACCCGCCATCAGGCCGTTGGGCTTCAACTGGAAAATTGGCATCGGTCTGTTGAGCTCCGTGGTTGCCCGCGAGGTCATTGTGGGGACGCTGGGCAATCTGTACGGGGCCGATCCGGCAACACAGTCGCTGACTCTACAGGCCGCGCTGCGTCACGATCTTTCTCTTGGTGGGGCGATGGCGCTGGTGGTCTTCTTTGCCTTTGCCATGCAATGCACTTCTACGCTTGCTGTTGTAAAGCGCGAAACCAATAGCTGGAAATGGCCCGCTCTGCAATTCGCATACATGAGCGTGCTGGCCTATCTGGCGGCACTGGCCACCAATCTTCTGGTGACGCATTTCTTTTAG
- a CDS encoding ABC-F family ATP-binding cassette domain-containing protein, whose protein sequence is MISVNNVTMRYGSKVLFEDVTTTFTPGRRYGLTGPNGAGKSTFMKILSGELEPQKGTVVRPKKIGVLRQDQYAFDAYRVIDTVIMGNQALWAAMEERDAIYSKPELTDEDGMRLGELEGIVGEEDGYTAESDAAILLQGLDIPDNLHERKMGELQGGQKVRVLLAQALFGHPQALLLDEPTNHLDLDSIHWLVDFLQKFEGTLITISHDRHFLNSVCTHTADIDYQTIITYTGGYDDMVLAKTQVRARLEAQNEQREKKIAQLNEFIARFSAGTRSSQVTSRKKEVERLQTTELAKSNIQRPYIRFDQARPSGKHVLEIEGLSKSYGSQTVFTGFSSAVMRGEKICLIGRNGQGKTTMLKSLLASVPELAEKDFSPDAGAVKWGHEAQIGYFPQDHAGVIEHGMTVNEWLHQFDPKATTEDIRGILGQMLFRGEEGLKPTAALSGGEAARLIFCKLMLQKPNILVLDEPTNHLDLESINALNIALQRYEGTVLLVTHDQDLIEEVGTRIWHFENGAIDDFKGPYEEYVASAASARG, encoded by the coding sequence ATGATTTCAGTCAACAATGTGACGATGCGCTATGGGTCGAAGGTCCTCTTTGAGGATGTGACCACAACCTTTACCCCAGGGCGGCGCTATGGACTTACTGGGCCCAATGGTGCAGGCAAGTCCACTTTTATGAAGATTCTGTCAGGTGAACTGGAGCCGCAAAAGGGCACAGTGGTACGCCCCAAGAAGATTGGCGTGCTGCGCCAGGACCAATACGCCTTTGATGCCTATCGGGTGATTGACACAGTCATCATGGGCAATCAGGCCCTTTGGGCAGCAATGGAAGAGCGTGATGCCATCTATTCCAAGCCAGAATTGACCGACGAAGACGGCATGCGCCTCGGCGAGCTTGAAGGAATTGTTGGAGAAGAGGACGGATACACTGCCGAAAGCGATGCGGCCATTCTGCTTCAAGGGCTGGACATCCCGGATAATCTGCATGAGCGCAAAATGGGCGAATTGCAAGGCGGGCAGAAGGTCCGAGTGTTGCTGGCGCAGGCCCTGTTTGGCCATCCGCAGGCGCTGCTGCTGGACGAGCCAACAAACCATCTGGACCTGGACTCTATCCACTGGCTGGTGGATTTCCTGCAAAAATTTGAAGGCACGCTGATTACAATTTCGCACGACCGCCATTTCCTGAACAGCGTCTGCACGCACACGGCAGATATTGATTACCAGACCATCATTACGTATACCGGCGGATACGATGACATGGTTCTGGCCAAGACGCAGGTCCGGGCCCGCCTTGAGGCGCAGAATGAGCAACGTGAAAAGAAAATCGCTCAGTTGAACGAGTTTATTGCGCGCTTCTCTGCAGGAACCCGCTCAAGCCAGGTGACCAGCCGTAAGAAGGAAGTGGAGCGGCTGCAAACAACGGAATTGGCAAAATCGAATATTCAGCGTCCCTATATCCGCTTTGATCAGGCCCGACCCTCTGGCAAGCATGTACTGGAGATTGAAGGGCTGAGCAAGAGTTATGGTAGCCAGACAGTCTTTACCGGATTCAGCAGTGCTGTCATGCGGGGTGAGAAGATCTGCCTGATTGGTCGCAACGGTCAGGGGAAGACGACCATGCTCAAGTCGCTGCTGGCAAGCGTTCCTGAACTTGCAGAAAAAGACTTCTCTCCTGATGCGGGTGCAGTGAAGTGGGGACACGAGGCGCAGATTGGATATTTCCCTCAGGACCATGCCGGCGTCATCGAGCATGGTATGACCGTGAACGAATGGCTCCATCAATTCGATCCTAAAGCCACGACGGAAGACATCCGTGGGATTCTTGGCCAGATGCTCTTTCGCGGTGAGGAGGGGTTGAAGCCCACAGCAGCACTTTCCGGAGGTGAAGCGGCACGGCTTATCTTCTGTAAACTGATGCTGCAAAAGCCGAACATCCTGGTTCTGGATGAGCCGACGAACCACCTTGACTTGGAATCCATCAATGCATTGAACATTGCCTTGCAGCGCTATGAAGGAACTGTCCTGCTGGTGACGCACGATCAGGACCTGATCGAGGAAGTAGGCACACGCATATGGCACTTCGAGAACGGAGCGATTGACGACTTCAAAGGACCATATGAAGAGTATGTGGCCTCGGCTGCGTCTGCGCGAGGATAG
- a CDS encoding aldo/keto reductase, translating to MNLYSINSTESEVVFAWLLGKKPWIVPIPGTTRRDRLDENLGAAEVQLSESDVATLEEALSKVRIEGARYPEFHQKLVGR from the coding sequence ATGAACCTATACTCTATCAATTCCACGGAATCGGAGGTTGTCTTCGCGTGGCTGCTCGGAAAGAAGCCGTGGATCGTGCCCATTCCCGGAACAACAAGGCGGGATCGCCTGGACGAGAACCTTGGTGCTGCTGAGGTTCAACTCAGCGAATCCGATGTCGCAACCCTCGAAGAGGCGTTATCAAAGGTCAGGATCGAGGGTGCACGCTATCCGGAGTTCCATCAGAAGCTGGTTGGCCGTTAG
- a CDS encoding TonB-dependent receptor: MRRTAWGCLLAILTLFSSAKFTFAQFSGSITGEVQDPSGSLVPNATLVLTKTDTGERHTAVSNASGVYLFVSLAPGSYELTASASGFGETHNTLLLQTGQVLNFPVRLAVAGATQTIQVTTETPVLDTADTRLQETLSTQTLSTLPLAGRNMISLVTIAPGVTGTGVTSNGSPGSGRDNYSTETQVDASANGQGAVGNMYVVDGLDVTSSIRPGVLNMTPNPDSIAETSIQTNTYNVDYGRASSIQMTMTTKSGGNTYHGNASDYFTYQNFFAGTEFTHKYAPFHSNNISATIGGPIVPHHKAGFFFFAIEPLRSSAATSYTTSFEDPAFTAYAQAAYPNSVGTKLLASYPVSNVSNVTVAATASSLYPGTCGTAATNNLPCSTAMIDTGNFTSSSYRNGTQYNFRLDKDLANDRLYGTFYRTTLNTNGVSPRAAFDTTSTFSQYAIQVNETHTFNPTTLNEAAFAMMRVEGIEPQKGLFSVPVVNVTGIGSGFGAGFAQGDFIQHNYHWRDVLTHTFKSHVLKFGYEGLFGDDVEIFNGPYDQPTFQFNGLLDLAQDNVYTETGLAYNPLTGQRDQWNWNAAGITHGAFAEDTWKASPRLTINYGLRWDDFGNPWSRSQNTAFSNFYYGPGQTLQEQIANGVLVRHHHALNRSITDVFSPRGGFAWDLAGDGKWLIKAGAGFYHNWPTLANVQEEFRGNPPGDIFPTFYGGQTPAPVFGFGTSNEKPFNFPAPSISAYTLDAKGGISGLQFGVGGIDPNLRSPVSYIYSASLEHELSNHLVAGISYSGANGRDLLSGGGQVYNVSYGQDINELPGDLIIHNSTAPTRLNTSFGTISYTQNDRVSDYNAMILSLRGRFSRAFFTAAYTYSSSKDDTQVYPTYINPHQWYGPSIWDAPNRFSLAWNYEFPSLNSGHGALGRIGSGWQLSGTTILQSGNPFTVSTNAAFKALTDSSGKFIGYAPGSGDYNADGDNYDFPDVVSYHYSTGRHNYLQGLFAAGNFTAPSTFGAEGNERYSAFRGPGFAQWDTALLKNTAITEAVSFQLRFEFYNLFNRPNLTGMDTNLPDANFGKATSQYTPRFLQIGGNIVF, from the coding sequence ATGAGACGCACAGCGTGGGGCTGTCTTCTTGCCATTCTTACCCTCTTCAGTTCTGCGAAATTCACTTTTGCTCAGTTCAGCGGGTCCATTACCGGAGAAGTGCAGGACCCCTCCGGTTCACTTGTTCCCAATGCGACTCTGGTCCTGACAAAAACAGATACAGGAGAAAGACATACGGCCGTTTCCAATGCATCCGGTGTCTATCTGTTTGTCAGTTTGGCTCCGGGAAGTTATGAGCTTACGGCAAGCGCCTCCGGCTTTGGAGAGACCCACAATACTCTACTGCTGCAAACGGGCCAGGTGCTGAATTTTCCCGTTCGCCTTGCCGTAGCAGGAGCGACCCAAACGATTCAGGTCACCACGGAAACACCCGTTCTAGACACGGCCGACACTCGCCTCCAGGAAACGTTGTCTACTCAAACTCTTTCCACACTGCCTTTGGCCGGACGCAACATGATCTCACTGGTCACGATTGCACCGGGCGTTACGGGCACCGGAGTCACCAGTAATGGTAGCCCGGGGTCTGGCCGCGACAACTATTCCACAGAAACCCAGGTAGATGCCAGCGCAAATGGGCAAGGTGCCGTAGGGAATATGTACGTCGTAGACGGACTGGATGTGACGAGCTCGATCCGACCGGGTGTACTGAACATGACGCCAAATCCCGATTCCATTGCCGAAACCAGCATCCAGACCAATACCTATAACGTGGATTATGGCCGTGCCAGCTCGATCCAGATGACGATGACGACCAAATCCGGTGGCAATACTTATCACGGAAACGCCAGCGACTACTTCACTTACCAGAACTTCTTTGCCGGAACGGAATTTACGCACAAATATGCGCCCTTCCACAGCAATAACATCTCGGCCACCATCGGCGGGCCGATCGTGCCTCACCACAAAGCCGGCTTCTTCTTCTTTGCTATAGAACCGTTGCGCTCATCAGCAGCGACCAGTTATACCACGTCGTTTGAAGACCCGGCCTTTACTGCCTATGCGCAGGCAGCCTATCCCAATTCGGTGGGGACCAAGCTATTGGCCAGCTATCCAGTAAGCAACGTTTCGAATGTGACAGTAGCGGCAACTGCGAGCTCGTTATACCCCGGCACCTGCGGTACAGCGGCCACCAACAATCTGCCGTGCAGCACAGCAATGATTGATACTGGAAATTTCACATCTTCGTCATATCGCAATGGCACGCAATATAACTTCCGGCTTGACAAAGACCTTGCAAACGACCGCCTTTATGGGACCTTCTATCGCACCACCCTCAATACGAATGGCGTGAGTCCACGGGCGGCCTTTGATACAACCAGCACCTTCAGCCAATATGCCATTCAAGTCAATGAAACGCACACTTTCAATCCCACGACCCTGAATGAAGCGGCCTTTGCCATGATGCGCGTCGAAGGGATAGAGCCGCAAAAGGGCCTGTTTAGTGTTCCTGTGGTCAATGTGACAGGCATCGGATCAGGATTTGGTGCAGGGTTTGCCCAGGGAGATTTTATTCAGCACAACTATCACTGGCGTGACGTGCTGACGCATACATTCAAATCTCATGTGCTGAAGTTTGGCTATGAGGGACTATTTGGCGATGACGTAGAAATCTTTAATGGCCCGTATGATCAACCTACTTTTCAGTTCAATGGCCTCTTAGATCTGGCGCAGGACAATGTCTACACAGAAACAGGATTGGCCTACAACCCATTGACGGGACAGAGAGACCAATGGAACTGGAATGCCGCGGGCATAACGCATGGGGCCTTCGCGGAAGACACCTGGAAGGCATCGCCCCGCCTTACGATTAATTATGGTCTCCGCTGGGACGATTTCGGCAACCCCTGGTCACGCAGCCAAAACACGGCTTTCTCAAATTTCTACTACGGACCCGGACAGACCTTGCAGGAACAGATTGCCAATGGAGTTCTCGTCCGCCATCATCACGCTTTGAACCGCTCGATTACAGATGTCTTCAGCCCCAGGGGTGGTTTCGCATGGGACCTGGCGGGGGACGGCAAGTGGCTTATCAAAGCAGGTGCTGGTTTTTATCATAACTGGCCCACACTGGCGAACGTTCAGGAAGAATTCCGTGGTAATCCTCCTGGCGACATCTTCCCCACCTTTTATGGCGGCCAAACACCGGCACCGGTCTTTGGGTTCGGGACATCGAATGAAAAACCTTTCAATTTCCCTGCTCCCTCCATCTCCGCCTACACACTGGATGCAAAGGGGGGAATCAGCGGACTGCAATTTGGTGTGGGCGGGATTGATCCGAACCTGCGCTCCCCAGTCAGCTACATTTACTCTGCATCGCTGGAGCATGAGCTTTCCAATCACCTTGTGGCCGGCATTTCTTACTCCGGGGCCAATGGGCGTGACCTGCTTTCCGGCGGCGGTCAGGTCTACAACGTGAGCTATGGCCAGGACATTAACGAACTGCCGGGAGACCTTATCATCCACAACAGCACCGCCCCTACCCGCCTAAATACCAGCTTTGGCACAATTTCCTACACGCAGAATGATCGGGTCTCGGACTATAACGCCATGATCTTGTCGCTGCGCGGGCGCTTTTCCCGTGCATTCTTTACGGCGGCATATACTTACTCTTCTTCAAAGGATGACACGCAGGTGTATCCGACATACATCAATCCACACCAGTGGTACGGACCCTCGATCTGGGATGCTCCCAATCGCTTTTCGCTGGCATGGAATTATGAATTCCCCTCTTTGAACAGCGGTCATGGAGCTTTGGGCCGGATTGGAAGTGGCTGGCAGTTAAGCGGTACAACGATACTTCAGTCTGGAAATCCGTTCACAGTCTCTACCAATGCAGCATTTAAGGCTCTGACGGACAGCAGCGGAAAATTCATCGGATATGCCCCTGGTAGTGGCGACTACAACGCAGATGGCGACAACTATGATTTCCCGGATGTAGTGAGCTATCACTATTCGACCGGACGGCACAACTATCTTCAGGGACTTTTTGCAGCTGGAAACTTTACTGCACCCTCAACCTTCGGAGCAGAGGGCAATGAGCGTTACAGCGCCTTCCGTGGTCCAGGGTTTGCTCAGTGGGACACTGCGCTTCTGAAAAATACCGCCATCACAGAGGCCGTATCGTTCCAGCTACGCTTTGAGTTCTATAACCTTTTCAACCGGCCGAACCTGACCGGAATGGACACCAACTTGCCGGATGCCAATTTTGGAAAGGCCACCAGCCAATACACTCCCAGATTTTTGCAGATTGGGGGGAACATTGTTTTCTAG
- a CDS encoding lipocalin-like domain-containing protein, with amino-acid sequence MKRLSLKIITLLLACILATLFYVQRPAQPKVVGTWRLVRIESPGPDGKPSEAPDPTGILIYTKDGHAAVQLMYPQTSLQNEFVHDGYEATFGTYDLNEGKHQLIYHIEGSATREKLVGTSETLRYDFPDRRHMIIRPTQPSQHWSVIWERY; translated from the coding sequence ATGAAACGTCTCTCGTTGAAAATCATCACCCTGCTTTTGGCGTGCATCCTAGCAACGTTGTTTTACGTCCAGCGACCTGCTCAGCCAAAGGTCGTTGGAACTTGGCGCCTTGTACGCATTGAGTCGCCAGGACCGGACGGCAAGCCTTCTGAAGCGCCGGATCCCACTGGAATCCTGATCTACACAAAGGACGGTCACGCCGCTGTCCAGCTCATGTACCCGCAGACATCTCTCCAGAATGAGTTCGTCCACGACGGCTACGAAGCGACGTTTGGTACCTATGATCTTAACGAGGGGAAACACCAACTGATTTATCACATTGAAGGATCGGCGACCCGGGAGAAGCTCGTCGGCACAAGCGAGACGCTGCGTTACGATTTTCCGGACAGACGGCACATGATTATCCGGCCCACCCAACCCAGTCAGCATTGGTCGGTCATTTGGGAACGCTACTGA
- a CDS encoding DUF6526 family protein, translating into MDQKPQTYANHVRIQPAFHYFLVPVLILNLIYSLVLLIRHPNPNAVWMLIMAVALLIMAFLVRINPLKVQDRLIRLEERLRLSALLSEPLRSRIPELRESQLVALRFASDEEVPALVEETLKNHLEAKEIKQRIKHWRPDHWRV; encoded by the coding sequence ATGGACCAGAAACCGCAAACTTACGCCAACCACGTTCGCATACAGCCGGCGTTTCATTATTTCCTTGTGCCGGTACTGATTCTTAACCTGATCTATTCGCTTGTTCTACTCATCAGGCATCCGAATCCTAATGCTGTGTGGATGCTCATCATGGCCGTGGCCCTGCTGATCATGGCTTTCCTTGTCCGGATCAACCCGCTGAAGGTGCAGGACCGCCTGATCCGCCTGGAAGAGCGTCTGCGGCTTTCTGCACTTCTGTCAGAGCCTCTACGCTCGCGGATTCCTGAGTTAAGAGAAAGTCAACTCGTGGCCCTGCGCTTCGCCTCCGATGAAGAAGTTCCCGCTCTGGTAGAAGAGACCCTCAAAAATCATCTGGAAGCAAAAGAGATCAAACAAAGAATTAAGCACTGGCGCCCGGACCATTGGCGCGTCTGA
- a CDS encoding tetratricopeptide repeat protein, with amino-acid sequence MTVLPLYKRFALMIAAWLWTAVPAMPQGADSRFASAMQDLQQHHFSAALASADQALKAAPHDCRWLTVKGMAQDNLGQRQQALASFQQALGYCPRFLPALEGMAQIQYAEHSPQAVQTLDSILALRPEDETTHAMLGVLDWKKGDCPHAVEHFARGGRQVEVNPLAETEYAFCLLQTGNTQQAEDLFHRVLEQSDTAQDRMRFAYAAWKNKDYDGALHALSPLLSSTGGDATALRLAAQIAEDKGDTPDAVQWLRQAILANPKEPENYLLFASISFNHQSFQVGIDMLTAGLTQLPNDARLHLARGVLLVQLSQFDGAIADFESAHRLNPNLSLAEDAIGMMQSEKHQNGAALTIFRQHALQHQDDPLLQYLYAEALSQQDNAGTQQIEEAIAALKRAIAIEPDYRPAHDLLSVLYLRSNNLPSAIHHAEIALKLDPEDDTAVYQELMAYRRLGKKEQVDALVARLKQIKTAQQNARTKYLLQEAQP; translated from the coding sequence GTGACAGTGCTTCCTCTATACAAACGCTTTGCTCTTATGATCGCGGCATGGCTCTGGACTGCGGTCCCAGCCATGCCGCAGGGAGCAGACAGTCGTTTTGCTTCCGCAATGCAAGACCTTCAACAGCATCATTTCTCTGCGGCGCTGGCTTCAGCCGACCAGGCCCTGAAAGCTGCGCCGCACGATTGCCGATGGCTCACGGTGAAAGGCATGGCACAGGACAATCTGGGGCAAAGGCAGCAGGCACTGGCATCGTTCCAGCAGGCCCTAGGATACTGCCCGCGCTTTCTACCGGCACTTGAAGGGATGGCACAGATCCAGTATGCAGAACATTCTCCCCAGGCCGTGCAAACGCTGGACTCCATTCTTGCCCTGCGTCCCGAGGACGAAACCACACATGCCATGCTGGGTGTCCTGGACTGGAAAAAGGGTGACTGCCCCCATGCGGTAGAACACTTTGCCAGAGGAGGCAGGCAGGTCGAAGTCAATCCGCTGGCGGAAACGGAGTACGCTTTTTGTTTGCTGCAAACAGGAAATACTCAGCAGGCGGAAGACCTCTTCCACCGCGTGCTGGAACAAAGCGATACAGCACAGGACCGAATGCGCTTTGCTTACGCCGCATGGAAGAACAAGGACTACGACGGCGCACTCCACGCCCTCTCACCGTTGTTGTCTTCAACCGGCGGAGATGCCACCGCCCTCCGACTTGCTGCACAAATCGCGGAAGACAAGGGCGATACTCCGGACGCGGTGCAATGGTTGCGGCAGGCCATTCTTGCCAACCCGAAAGAGCCGGAGAACTATCTGCTCTTTGCCTCCATTTCTTTTAACCACCAGTCTTTTCAGGTAGGGATCGATATGCTGACGGCAGGACTTACCCAGTTACCGAATGATGCACGCCTTCATCTGGCGCGGGGCGTACTGCTCGTACAGCTTAGCCAGTTTGACGGCGCCATTGCTGATTTTGAAAGCGCACACCGTCTCAACCCCAATCTCTCTCTTGCAGAGGACGCGATCGGCATGATGCAGAGCGAAAAGCACCAGAACGGGGCCGCGCTCACGATCTTTCGGCAGCATGCATTGCAGCACCAAGATGATCCTCTGCTCCAATATCTGTATGCAGAAGCACTCTCGCAGCAGGACAATGCCGGAACGCAGCAAATAGAAGAGGCCATCGCCGCATTGAAACGTGCCATCGCGATAGAACCAGACTACCGTCCGGCGCATGATCTGCTGAGCGTGCTGTACCTGCGCTCCAACAATCTGCCGTCTGCAATCCATCATGCCGAAATCGCGCTGAAACTGGACCCCGAAGATGACACGGCCGTGTATCAGGAGCTGATGGCATACCGACGTCTTGGGAAAAAAGAGCAGGTAGACGCACTGGTGGCCAGGCTAAAACAAATCAAGACCGCGCAGCAGAATGCAAGAACAAAATATCTGCTGCAGGAAGCACAACCTTAG
- a CDS encoding FeoA family protein: MSELQIGASGIIETLHLPDEIQHHLMHMGFMPEARVRAVRRAPAGDPTVYAIDGMEVALRRDTARWIRVRELEEGQA, encoded by the coding sequence TTGAGTGAACTGCAAATCGGCGCAAGCGGTATCATCGAAACGCTGCATCTGCCCGATGAGATCCAGCACCACCTGATGCACATGGGTTTTATGCCGGAAGCGCGGGTGAGGGCGGTGCGCCGTGCTCCGGCCGGTGACCCAACGGTCTATGCCATTGATGGGATGGAAGTTGCTTTACGGCGCGACACGGCACGATGGATCCGTGTCCGGGAACTTGAGGAAGGGCAAGCATGA